A part of Palaemon carinicauda isolate YSFRI2023 chromosome 8, ASM3689809v2, whole genome shotgun sequence genomic DNA contains:
- the LOC137646105 gene encoding protein CREBRF homolog isoform X1 codes for MNPNPPLQWCGVLGEPVRQSDYLFDWCDNGMGVDTPMSGGVPIPRGPGNRASQHVHNFSGLSSMALHMEEHSSLPNQPSNNSLGPYWENNTGMTVPTNNDNSSLSPVGPNSPSLWTQSMDLDLDIKLEPLDDLLGVDDLLPNHSIGLNSTDENNILDDVNLDDLLIPEKFSSSGMDQSNSPLTMLTVHPDEVMDNKGYSTPTGSGYIFPTTMTQPVKPESSSLYSLLASSFPPQGGGWRDPLLTSSSLPGQQVNNQLGSIEECPGSNQHQNIPQQQHNQASGSTSALQELLLRSPTPLSPHSVASPQGAPSPQELPMGQSVPRPTSLTAANPLLSARLSSSAPTRNFSFEQAWQRREPRQHLLSTGSLAEEYGGSASSLSTVGGILSPAAHDLSIDEGIDSEDESDNEHYDSESDNDSVVSEDTGSVCGSLGKKERYFWQYNVQAKGPKGHRVSINQQEKDPHNLPSVMDPVFSPLCSIQGIKHSGKARRGDGNDLTPNPRKLVSIGRELDKLNKTINDMTPVSELPFNVRPKSRKEKNKLASRACRLKKKAQHEANKIKLYGLEQEHKGMLMLLEEARAVLLKKVECGAASAPVDPMQHQAGLDSSSSQNQAQITVALEKIVKMKNKHKIAGHTTEFVNKVIENCQNGNSTGGLEEVTRTFDNTNLSTSPTSNFCGGFSPH; via the exons AGTGACTATCTGTTCGACTGGTGTGACAACGGAATGGGAGTTGACACGCCCATGAGCGGGGGAGTCCCAATCCCCCGAGGTCCCGGGAACAGGGCTTCGCAACACGTTCATAATTTTTCCGGCCTCTCGTCAATGGCTCTACATATGGAGGAGCATAGCTCACTCCCCAACCAACCTTCAAACAACAGTTTAGGTCCTTATTGGGAGAATAACACCGGTATGACTGTTCCCACAAATAATGACAACAGCAGCCTTTCCCCAGTTGGACCAAACTCTCCTTCTCTGTGGACGCAGTCAATGGATCTCGACTTGGACATCAAGTTGGAACCTCTGGATGATCTTCTTGGAGTTGATGATCTCCTTCCAAATCATTCCATTGGTTTAAATTCAACTGATGAAAACAACATACTTGATGATGTGAATTTGGACGACCTTTTGATTCCTGAGAAGTTTTCAAGTTCTGGAATGGATCAGTCTAACTCTCCTTTGACAATGTTGACCGTTCACCCAGATGAAGTTATGGATAACAAAGGTTATTCAACACCTACTGGATCTGGATACATCTTTCCAACAACTATGACGCAACCTGTAAAGCCTGAAAGCTCTTCACTGTATTCTCTCTTAGCATCATCATTCCCTCCCCAGGGAGGAGGGTGGAGAGATCCCCTCCTCACATCGTCCTCTCTTCCTGGACAACAAGTCAACAACCAGTTAGGCAGTATAGAAGAGTGTCCCGGGTCAAATCAACATCAGAATATCCCTCAGCAACAACACAATCAAGCATCTGGCTCAACGTCGGCACTGCAAGAGTTATTGTTACGTTCTCCCACTCCATTGTCTCCTCACAGCGTAGCATCACCACAAGGTGCACCTTCTCCCCAGGAACTACCTATGGGACAATCCGTACCAAGACCAACGTCACTTACGGCTGCTAATCCCCTACTCTCTGCCAGACTTTCATCGTCAGCACCAACTCGCAATTTTTCCTTTGAGCAAGCATGGCAGCGCAGAGAACCACGACAGCACCTGCTATCAACGGGATCGCTTGCAGAAGAATACGGTGGATCAGCTTCATCGCTAAGTACAG TTGGTGGGATCCTTTCCCCTGCTGCCCATGATTTATCCATCGATGAAGGAATCGATTCGGAGGATGAATCCGATAACGAGCATTATGACTCGGAATCCGATAACG ATTCCGTTGTGAGTGAAGACACCGGAAGTGTGTGTGGTTCTCTGGGCAAGAAGGAAAGGTATTTCTGGCAGTATAATGTACAAGCAAAGGGACCGAAAGGTCATCGCGTCAGCATCAACCAACAGGAGAAAGACCCTCACAATCTTCCTTCAGTCATGGACCCTGTGTTTTCGCCCCTATGCTCTATACAAGGCATAAAACACAG TGGAAAAGCCAGAAGAGGAGATGGTAATGATCTTACGCCAAATCCCCGCAAGTTGGTCAGCATTGGCAGAGAACTGGATAAACTTAATAAG acAATTAATGACATGACCCCTGTATCGGAGCTACCTTTCAATGTGAGACCAAAGTCGCGCAAGGAGAAAAATAAGTTGGCATCCAG aGCCTGTCGTTTAAAGAAGAAAGCTCAGCACGAGGCCAACAAGATTAAACTGTACGGCTTGGAACAAGAGCACAAAGGCATGCTGATGTTGCTTGAAGAGGCGCGAGCAGTTCTTCTGAAGAAAGTTGAATGTGGGGCAGCCAGCGCACCAGTCGATCCCATGCAACATCAGGCTGGGCTTGATTCGTCATCTTCTCAGAACCAAGCACAGATTACAGTGGCTTTGGAGAAAATTGTGAAGATGAAGAACA AACACAAAATTGCTGGCCATACTACAGAGTTTGTCAACAAGGTGATAGAAAATTGTCAAAATGGTAACTCCACTGGAGGCTTGGAAGAAGTAACGAGGACTTTTGATAATACTAACCTTTCTACCAGTCCTACATCAAATTTCTGTGGAGGTTTCTCACCGCATTAA
- the LOC137646105 gene encoding protein CREBRF homolog isoform X2: MSDYLFDWCDNGMGVDTPMSGGVPIPRGPGNRASQHVHNFSGLSSMALHMEEHSSLPNQPSNNSLGPYWENNTGMTVPTNNDNSSLSPVGPNSPSLWTQSMDLDLDIKLEPLDDLLGVDDLLPNHSIGLNSTDENNILDDVNLDDLLIPEKFSSSGMDQSNSPLTMLTVHPDEVMDNKGYSTPTGSGYIFPTTMTQPVKPESSSLYSLLASSFPPQGGGWRDPLLTSSSLPGQQVNNQLGSIEECPGSNQHQNIPQQQHNQASGSTSALQELLLRSPTPLSPHSVASPQGAPSPQELPMGQSVPRPTSLTAANPLLSARLSSSAPTRNFSFEQAWQRREPRQHLLSTGSLAEEYGGSASSLSTVGGILSPAAHDLSIDEGIDSEDESDNEHYDSESDNDSVVSEDTGSVCGSLGKKERYFWQYNVQAKGPKGHRVSINQQEKDPHNLPSVMDPVFSPLCSIQGIKHSGKARRGDGNDLTPNPRKLVSIGRELDKLNKTINDMTPVSELPFNVRPKSRKEKNKLASRACRLKKKAQHEANKIKLYGLEQEHKGMLMLLEEARAVLLKKVECGAASAPVDPMQHQAGLDSSSSQNQAQITVALEKIVKMKNKHKIAGHTTEFVNKVIENCQNGNSTGGLEEVTRTFDNTNLSTSPTSNFCGGFSPH, encoded by the exons AGTGACTATCTGTTCGACTGGTGTGACAACGGAATGGGAGTTGACACGCCCATGAGCGGGGGAGTCCCAATCCCCCGAGGTCCCGGGAACAGGGCTTCGCAACACGTTCATAATTTTTCCGGCCTCTCGTCAATGGCTCTACATATGGAGGAGCATAGCTCACTCCCCAACCAACCTTCAAACAACAGTTTAGGTCCTTATTGGGAGAATAACACCGGTATGACTGTTCCCACAAATAATGACAACAGCAGCCTTTCCCCAGTTGGACCAAACTCTCCTTCTCTGTGGACGCAGTCAATGGATCTCGACTTGGACATCAAGTTGGAACCTCTGGATGATCTTCTTGGAGTTGATGATCTCCTTCCAAATCATTCCATTGGTTTAAATTCAACTGATGAAAACAACATACTTGATGATGTGAATTTGGACGACCTTTTGATTCCTGAGAAGTTTTCAAGTTCTGGAATGGATCAGTCTAACTCTCCTTTGACAATGTTGACCGTTCACCCAGATGAAGTTATGGATAACAAAGGTTATTCAACACCTACTGGATCTGGATACATCTTTCCAACAACTATGACGCAACCTGTAAAGCCTGAAAGCTCTTCACTGTATTCTCTCTTAGCATCATCATTCCCTCCCCAGGGAGGAGGGTGGAGAGATCCCCTCCTCACATCGTCCTCTCTTCCTGGACAACAAGTCAACAACCAGTTAGGCAGTATAGAAGAGTGTCCCGGGTCAAATCAACATCAGAATATCCCTCAGCAACAACACAATCAAGCATCTGGCTCAACGTCGGCACTGCAAGAGTTATTGTTACGTTCTCCCACTCCATTGTCTCCTCACAGCGTAGCATCACCACAAGGTGCACCTTCTCCCCAGGAACTACCTATGGGACAATCCGTACCAAGACCAACGTCACTTACGGCTGCTAATCCCCTACTCTCTGCCAGACTTTCATCGTCAGCACCAACTCGCAATTTTTCCTTTGAGCAAGCATGGCAGCGCAGAGAACCACGACAGCACCTGCTATCAACGGGATCGCTTGCAGAAGAATACGGTGGATCAGCTTCATCGCTAAGTACAG TTGGTGGGATCCTTTCCCCTGCTGCCCATGATTTATCCATCGATGAAGGAATCGATTCGGAGGATGAATCCGATAACGAGCATTATGACTCGGAATCCGATAACG ATTCCGTTGTGAGTGAAGACACCGGAAGTGTGTGTGGTTCTCTGGGCAAGAAGGAAAGGTATTTCTGGCAGTATAATGTACAAGCAAAGGGACCGAAAGGTCATCGCGTCAGCATCAACCAACAGGAGAAAGACCCTCACAATCTTCCTTCAGTCATGGACCCTGTGTTTTCGCCCCTATGCTCTATACAAGGCATAAAACACAG TGGAAAAGCCAGAAGAGGAGATGGTAATGATCTTACGCCAAATCCCCGCAAGTTGGTCAGCATTGGCAGAGAACTGGATAAACTTAATAAG acAATTAATGACATGACCCCTGTATCGGAGCTACCTTTCAATGTGAGACCAAAGTCGCGCAAGGAGAAAAATAAGTTGGCATCCAG aGCCTGTCGTTTAAAGAAGAAAGCTCAGCACGAGGCCAACAAGATTAAACTGTACGGCTTGGAACAAGAGCACAAAGGCATGCTGATGTTGCTTGAAGAGGCGCGAGCAGTTCTTCTGAAGAAAGTTGAATGTGGGGCAGCCAGCGCACCAGTCGATCCCATGCAACATCAGGCTGGGCTTGATTCGTCATCTTCTCAGAACCAAGCACAGATTACAGTGGCTTTGGAGAAAATTGTGAAGATGAAGAACA AACACAAAATTGCTGGCCATACTACAGAGTTTGTCAACAAGGTGATAGAAAATTGTCAAAATGGTAACTCCACTGGAGGCTTGGAAGAAGTAACGAGGACTTTTGATAATACTAACCTTTCTACCAGTCCTACATCAAATTTCTGTGGAGGTTTCTCACCGCATTAA